The Megalobrama amblycephala isolate DHTTF-2021 linkage group LG20, ASM1881202v1, whole genome shotgun sequence genome includes a window with the following:
- the rpl38 gene encoding 60S ribosomal protein L38, translating to MPRKIEEIKDFLLTARRKDAKSVKIKKNKDNVKFKVRCSRYLYTLVITDKEKAEKLKQSLPPGLAVKELK from the exons ATG CCACGCAAAATTGAAGAAATCAAAGATTTCCTGCTTACAGCAAGGAGGAAGGATGCCAAGT CTGTCAAGATCAAGAAGAACAAAGACAATGTGAAGTTCAAGGTCCGCTGCAGCAGATACCTGTACACATTGGTCATCACAGACAAAGAGAAGGCTGAGAAGCTCAAGCAGTCCCTGCCACCAG GTCTGGCTGTAAAGGAGCTGAAGTAG